The nucleotide sequence tagtggttgaatattggaattttttttggtgtttctctgattaaatagatacttatgtacctagaaatgatttttggaaaaaataatgagcaaactatgaggcagctatagttcaaatttgacccgtttccaactgaatcgacggcaatttgtctttttcaccagaggtggatcaaagcttttttctcccaaccatttggtcaattgtgcattatatatgtcctagtattttataaaattgatttggtccatttttgcaacaaatatatggtaggtccttcacaaaaaaaccttatttcgggcactcgaaaaatggaaaatgaattttccgtgcaaagaaaatgaaaactccctttggcaacattgtttggaattccaagatgcacccttgtgcacaatatgagatcatttgaacaaactatgccatgaatgtggccataagattgatcgtttgggttgaaatacatgaatcttcacacatgatagctcatttctgagaatactttttttaaaatataattacagtattacaagtttattatttttcctggaaacttggtcacatataatgacacaatgcgaaggttttccaattttttgattttttttgaattttttatgcccgtttcaaaatgcggtcaaaacggcgggcttgaccgttcctagctagtggttgaatattggaatttttttggtgtttctctgattaaatagatacttatgtacctagaaatgatttttggaaaaaataaatagcaaactatgaggcagctggagttcaaatttgacccgcttccatctgaatcggcgggaatttgtctttttcaccaaaggtggatcaaaacttttgacacccaaccatttggtcaattgtgcattaaatatggcctagtatttttgaaaattgatttggtataattttgcaacaaatatataatatgtccttcacaaaaaaaactcattttggacactttaaaaatggaaaatgatttaaaAAACTAATTTCTCCTAACTCTTTTAAAAGATATTTGTCTTATTTTGATTTGTCATTATTCCTAAAAACTAAGGTCAAATTTGATGAAACATGAGAagatattttatttttatttttatttttcagatcATAAAATAGCCAATATGATTTAGCACCTTACTTTTTAGTCGATtatgaccaatttagatggtcaaaaAATGTAGTATTGGTatactgcattctgattggtccaGGAGCATCTCACGCGGATCGTGCCTAATCACCGTCAGATGCTCCTGGATCCGACGGCCCGCCTGTCTCACCCACGTCGCCCAACCCACAACCCGCACTCCCTCCCACGCACCCAACCGCACCCAACCCCTCATGCccactcgcctctctctctctcgaacccTAGTGCTCcactcctccctggccgccgccacctccggtgCCCTCTGTCCGGCGAGATCCATATGGATCGATCCCCTCCAATCCGCACCACCTCCGGCGCCCTCTGTCCGGCGAGATTCATATGGATCGATCCCCTCGAACCCTCCAACCCacgactcctcctcctctcctcctctctggaTCTCTGGATTGACCCAACCGCTTCTCCCCCAATCCCGGCCTCCTCCATGCCGAGCCGAGAGACACTCCCCACTTCCAGCCGAAACCCTAGCCTGAGACCCCTTCCTCCTCAATGGCCAACCCCTCCATGGCGGCCGGCGGCAGGGTGCCCTTGGCGGAGGGGGTCCATGCCGTCGGAGCCCAGATCCGCAACCGCATCCGCGTGGCGCCCGTTGATTGCGTGGCTGCGGCCCTGGCGACGCGatggcagcgtcggccatggcggcgtTGGAGGCGGCGAGCCAGTCCTTGAGAAACCGCGAGATCCTCGGCGCCGTGGGCACCACCGCGGCGGTGCTAAGCACCACCGATGCCGATTGGGTCCAACGAGGCCGACAAGCCGCTGCGGCAGATCGGTGCGTCGTTCGAGCAGCTCGCGGCCGTCGCCAAGCCACAGCACCAGCCCGCGATGGCGGCGGGGGACTTCTCGCGTGCCTGCTCCAACGTCTCCGTCCTCTTTGGCTGCCTCGGCATCGCCTTCAAATTTGCCTTGATGGACTACATCGCCAAGGCAAGCGGCCGCTCCTcagcccccctctcctcccccgctACCTGCTCTGCTGTTCGGTATGCTACTTCATTGTGCTTGTACTGTATGTGGTAAAATTTCTGGTGATTCCTTCCCGAGACATTGATTTAGTTGTGTGAAGCTGAGAGGTTTGGGATGAAATGACCATTGCTTGTTCAATCAGTAAATTCTTCAGTGTTCTTGGCTTCTTAGTACATGCACATTGAGTACATGCACATTCACATTTATTGTATCTGAATTGTATCAACTTGCCAGTTAGCTAATTACTAAAATCATGTGCACATAACTATGTGAAGTCATTCAACCATTACATGTGATAACTAGGAAGCATATTTTTATCAGTGGACTGCTATTTCTTTTCTTGCTTCTGTTTGCAAAATTAGGTGATCATGGTAGCCTTGTTTTCTTTAGTGTTAAAAAAGTACTAGGCTGCAGTTTTTTAGTGTGTCATCTTTATATGTGTCTTTCGAGTGAACAAACTATGCTAAAGGTAGATCAGGACTTTCATCTGAAGTGGAATTCTATCTTGGGTCTGATATTTTGAATGAAAAGTTTTAGTTAGAAATACACTGCTTTCTATCTGAAGGGGTGTATAGCTGTGTTGTATGACGTTGTTAGTTTTTGATGTACAAAAATTTGGTAGGTATTCTAGGCTGATGATTGTTGGGACTCTATAGTTATTGAATGGATTTGCTAGCAACAAGGTGCCAGGCACAATTTACTGGTTATGAGAAGACTATAGTTGTGTTATTGTGATATTCAATTTATAGAATTGACTATGTTCTGTTTTTGCTTCAGGTAAACCAAGGTTTTGCTCATGGCTCGTACTAAGCAGACTGCTCGTAAGTCCACTGGAGGAAAGGCTCCTAGGAAGCAGCTAGCCACCAAGGTTTGTGACTGCAATATTGATAGTTTACCTATGCCATGTCTTTATTTATGGTTTAGGTAAATTGAACTGGGTATAATTTGAACCTCAACCTTCATTGCCAGCTTATGACCAGATATCCTACTGATGTATATGGACTATCATGGTATTATTGTTAATTTGACCATGTGCTCTACTTTGCTTTTTGACAGGCTGCCCGTAAGTCTGCTCCCACAACTGGAGGAGTGAAGAAGCCTCACCGTTACCGCCCTGGAACTGTTGCTCTTCGGTGTGTAAAATCTTCCAACCTATTCTAGCATGTGTTATAGTTTTGTTTTGAAGTATTCTCAAATGAGTAAATTTTGTGCTTGACTTTGCAGTGAGATCCGCAAGTACCAGAAGAGCACGGAGCTGCTCATCAGGAAGCTTCCATTCCAGAGGCTTGTTAGGGAGATTGCCCAGGACTTCAAGGTGATCAATCAACTTGTGCACTACATTGTGATGCTCCTGTTGTGTCAACTCTTATAGTATGATGAATCAAGTAAACTAAAAGCACCATCCTGTTCTGTCTGTGCAGACTGACCTCCGCTTCCAGAGCCATGCGGTGCTGGCCCTTCAGGAGGCTGCAGAGGCCTACCTGGTGGGTCTCTTCGAGGATCCGTGGCGAGAGGGCTTAAGGTGCTTGCTTTGCCTGTGGGAATGTCTCTGGCGGGCATCTGTGTCTGCTTTTGCTGCTGTTTTTAGTGATTGTTTGGAACTGCTAGCTCTAATTTAAGTTACTTCTCGTTCCCCTGTTTCTGCTGTTAGTATTCCCATGGCAATTTAGGTAACTATAGTAATACTGTACAAGAAACATCATTGCATTACAAGTTGGGTTTGAATCTACTTGTGAGCAACTGGGTGCGCCCATTCTAGAAATATGATATGTAGATTTGCTTCACAGAACTGATGATGATGCACGTATTTGGAACAGTCCAGTCCATTCTCACAACCAATTAAGTCCAGAGCTCACACCTCTCTGTTGATGATGCACGTACATTCCAGTTAAAGAATAACACATGATTAATTAATTCTTGGGCTCTTCTAGCCGTGCTTCTTACTCTAGGTTCCAAGTAGAGATTCCTATATACGTATACTTGCTTTGCTGCCGATTCCTGACTCTGTCTGTCTGTTTTGGAACTGTAAAATGCAGTGATGCCAAACATCGCCTCTGCTTCAACTGATTAATTTTCTGTGTGCCAAACAGAGCCTGTGATGTTATCAAAATATTTGCTACTCTTAATGGGTTTATCCCACTTGATGATCTTAACCACCAAGATCTCTGAGGCTCTTATTTCTAGTCTAATGTTATCAGTACAGTACATCCACTGTTTGCATGATAGATACATATATGTGACATCAATTTGTTGTTGGATATTGCTGGAAACTAGCTATGTCACATCAATTTCTTGGTTGTCTAGTTTGTTATGTCACATCAATTATATGCTTTTTCTGAGATTGTGTTTTAGCTACTGCCACTTTGAGCTGTTGTAGATTTTAGTTATCAATTACAACAAAGCATTCTTACATTCCAGACTTGATCTTACTACTAAATAGCACcccatgttgttgttgttgttattcacCCTATCCTTGTTGTTCTGTTTTCTTGTTGGCAGATATTTTGAGTAAATTCAAGACGAAAGATGTTCAAAGAAGCTCCAAGACATTCTTATATAGCAAGTTATGTAATAATAGATGGGTTATCTGGGAATTTAATGTATCTTCTCTCTGTTTGTGAATGAAATAGTAATTATGTATGTGATTTAATGTATCTTATCTCTGTGAATTTCATGTATGTTTCAGAATTACTATTCCTGTTTCATATGAAATAGtaattatgtatgtgatttgaaaatGTGTGCAATGAAAACATGACTCATGCGACCCACTTATCAAAATAATTTGAGCACATTTGAAAtttctgacgtgtgggaccagtgTATGATATTATGATATTTGGGACAAATTTAAAACAGTggaaaataaaatagcaaaaagtaAAAGATCATACGCTGTAAAAGGCCGCATCtagaaataaaaaggccaaattgttgggctaggcccatgtagctagagaaaattaataaagaaaatatacagtaaaaaggccgaattgttgggctaggcccatgtagaaaaccggattggaccaggctgaatcttgtgccagatcagcttgccacgctggatgcctacgtggcctggggaggttgctagtgaccaaaacgccacagtagacgtattttggtcataaacgtcttcgaccattccataAGAAAGGTCGCTAATGTCAGTTTATGacagccagcttttgaccttatgtttttggtcacaaaaaggtcacaaatgaaaatttgtgaccattcagtgaccaatagtggtggtcacaagttgacatatttcttgtagtgtgtttGAAGCGACATATATCTTTTTGGGAATGGGTGATTTCATCGACGTGGCATGAATCTCCTAGTAAAAACAGATCCCTTTGCTATTGGAAATTCGCTCAGCAAAACATTCTCAACACCCCTATTGTCTACTAGATTTGGTAGTTAATTTTGCATTCTACAATGCTAGTCATTGTTACTGTTAACATGCTTGTTTTGTGCTAAATCTATCACTGGGGTGGGGGTCCGGGTGTCCTTACGTTTAGATGAACCTTGCTTTAATTTTGTTCTGTCAATCCTCTATCCAAATTGATCAGTTGTGTTATGAATACATTACCATGCCTAATGTAGCAAAGTTATCAGTGATGCATAAGCTTTTTTCAGGGTTGTGATCTGTAATATATGTGGTTTTTCTAGCTATGTTATGCATAATTTACCATACCTTATGTACACAACTTATCAGTTGAGCATAATCGTTTTTTAAGTAGCGATGTGTAATATATGTCTATTTTACTAGATGTGTTATGCAGAAATTACTTTGCCTAATGCACACAACTTATCAGTGTAGCATAAGCATTTCAGCGCAGTTATCTGTAGTAAAAAGGTTTTTACCAGCTCTGTTATGTATAAATTGCCTTACCTAATGTACATAACTTAATGTAGAATAAGCAATTTTTTCAGGGTATTTATCTATAGTGTATGTGTattttaacagctctgtcatgcaTAAATTACCATGTCTAATGTACCCCAATTTATCAGTGGAGCACAAGCAAGTTTGGCAACTGATCCACATTTTTTTTCATCAtgttctctatgattttttttcttatgtATATTGTGTGTTTGTACCATATTTTCCATGCCATTGTCATTTGTGTTTCTCATTCATTTTTGTTTTCCATAGGTAATTTCTGCCCATTTTACATGTTATGTTTATTGTTTACTGGGTCTGCTGTGAATACTTTATCAGGCTTATTCTATTATTAGTATTACCATGTTTTCTAGTAGCATTTTTCTATCGTGTCACTCCACCGTGATCCTGTCAAATATGTTTTTCTTTTTGAACAGGGATTCTGCAAATGCTCCTGTAGCTGCATGTAAGGACTTTCTTTGAAAATTTATCAAAAGAATTCAGCAGCAACGCGCGGGTCATCATCTAGTTATATgagaggtctaggatacaagtgtccacGACTCCATACTATACTACTCAGAGTTCAACTGTAAACTATCTTAttcacaatattcgacacaacgcTAACATGTCAAAGGAGAGGAAGTATGCGATTGACGACATCAATGCTAGGATCATGATGCATCGTGAGAGGCAATGCTGATAGTAGGTAAAACAATGGCGGTagcaacaaaaaatcatcaaagtTCATGAATTGATAATACCACGATTTATCATGTCATGAAATTTCGGATCCAAAATCAAAATGTGTCATGATGAAAAAACTTACAAAAAACACTAGTTAAGCATTTACTGTGTTCATAGGCCGAATGTTTTGCCCAATTTGAACCAATCACTATTTTGCGGCCCAATTTGAACTAATTACTATTcatagctgatgtctactacacaactttattcttatagacacgtgttgggcctccaagcgcagagttttgtaggacagtagcaattttcccttaagtggatgacctaaggtttatcaatccgtgagaggtgtaggatgaagatggtctctctcaaatgaccctgcaaccaaatataagcaatctcttgtgtccccaacacacccaatacaatggcaaattgtataggtgcattagttcggcgaagagatggtgatacaagtgtaata is from Triticum aestivum cultivar Chinese Spring chromosome 3A, IWGSC CS RefSeq v2.1, whole genome shotgun sequence and encodes:
- the LOC123059371 gene encoding histone H3.3, coding for MAAGDFSRACSNVSVLFGCLGIAFKFALMDYIAKASGRSSAPLSSPATCSAVREQTMLKVLLMARTKQTARKSTGGKAPRKQLATKAARKSAPTTGGVKKPHRYRPGTVALREIRKYQKSTELLIRKLPFQRLVREIAQDFKTDLRFQSHAVLALQEAAEAYLVGLFEDPWREGLRACDVIKIFATLNGFIPLDDLNHQDL